Proteins from a single region of Echeneis naucrates chromosome 2, fEcheNa1.1, whole genome shotgun sequence:
- the LOC115051261 gene encoding NLR family CARD domain-containing protein 3-like: MSPPVLLQRQLSLKTPIFEIPYSPDPEPEPGPKPGPSCVSLKSNQSKEIPLAFKNGLCHDRRIHKSPESSGSEPDPAAPPSCVSLKSNHSKSSPLLFRPAQESPDVLDDLCAQQQTVLNSIFMQLEEKLLTFVQKELKRMQDVLSPDYPECLEGRSEDEEAFEGDVEQKKSSREAFLKVVLNILRGMKEEGLADRLQSRSPAMCQRNLKLNLKRKFQCVFEGIAKAGNPTFLNQIYTELYITEGGAGELNKEHEVRQIELASKKVEKRERKIRCEEIFKAPPGRDELIRTVMTKGVAGIGKTVLTQKFTLDWAEGKDNQDIEFTFPFTFRELNLLKEKKFSLVELVHHFFSETKEARICSFDHFQVVFIFDGLDECRLPLDFHNTEVLTDPTESTSVDVLLTNLIRGNLLPSARLWITTRPAAASQIPPQCVDMATEVRGFTDEQKEEYFRKRFTDEKLENKIISHIRTSRSLYIMCHIPVFCWITTTVLEDVLKTREGGELPKTLTEMYIHFLVVQSKLKNIKFHGRAGTDPHWSPENKKMIESLGKLAFEQLQKGNLTFYESDLTECGIDIRAASIYSGVFTQIFKEERGLYSNKVFCFVHLSVQEFLAALHVHLTFINSGVDLMSEEPTTSQIMSEAGNDDSAGTHLYQSAVDQALQSPNGHLDLFLRFLLGLSLQTNQTLLQGLMQTGSSSWTNQETVQYIKKKIEENPSPEKSINLFHCLNELKDHSLVEEIQQYLRSGRLTTDRLSPAQWSALVFILLSSEHHLDVFDLKKYSASEEALLKLLPVVKASKKVLLSGCNLSERSCEALSSILSSQSSSLRELDLSNNNLQDSGVRLLSAGLKSPHCSLKALSLSGCLITEDGCASLGSALSSNPSHLSELDLSYNNPGDSGVKRLLADPQWTPETLSVDPCGVQWLTPGLRKYFCDLTLNPDTAHKFLQLSESNKKVTDLRKDHLYPHHPERFDYWPQVLCDTGLTGRCYWEVEWAGKVYVAVSYRSIGRNGDSDGSKFGGNDQSWCLTCTDGGYNAWHNNSGTLIPQPSDSSVSNRVAVYVDCPAGVLSFYKVSSDTLIHLHTFNTTFTEPLYAGFGYGVKFNASAFLCPPP; encoded by the exons ATGAGTCCACCTGTTTTACTGCAGAGACAACTTTCATTAAAGACGCC GATCTTTGAGATACCCTATTCTCCTGACCCCGAACCAGAACCTGGACCTAAACCCGGACCCAGTTGTGTGTCCCTGAAGAGCAACCAATCAAAGGAAATCCCTCTTGCGTTTAAAAATGGACTCTGTCATGATCGAAG GATCCACAAGAGTCCAGAGTCCTCTGGATCAGAACCTGATCCTGCAGCTCCACCCAGCTGTGTGTCCTTGAAGAGCAACCATTCAAAGTCTAGCCCTCTTCTGTTCAG ACCGGCGCAGGAGAGCCCAGATGTTCTCGATGATCTGtgtgctcagcagcagacagtcctgaactccatatttatg CAACTGGAGGAGAAACTCCTCACCTTCGTCCAGAAGGAGCTGAAGAGGATGCAGGATgttctgagtccagattacccagaATGCTTAGAGGGTCGCAGCGAGGATGAGGAAGCGTTTGAGGGCGATgtggagcagaagaagagcagcagagaggctTTTCTGAAGGTTGTACTAAATATCCTGAGGgggatgaaggaggaggggCTGGCTGACCGTCTGCAGAGCA GATCTCCTGCAATGTGCCAGCGTAACCTGAAACTAAACCTCAAGAGGAAGTTCCAGTGTGTTTTTGAAGGCATAGCTAAAGCAGGGAACCCGACCTTTCTGAAccagatctacacagagctctacatcaccGAGGGGGGCGCCGGAGAGCTCAACAAGGAGCACGAGGTCAGACAGATCGAATTAGCGTCAAAGAAAGTGGAAAAGAGAGAACGCAAAATCAGGTGTGAAGAAATCTTTAAAGCTCCGCCTGGAAGAGACGAGCTGATCAGGACGGTGATGACGAAGGGAGTCGCCGGCATCGGCAAAACGGTGCTCACACAGAAattcactctggactgggccGAAGGCAAAGACAACCAGGACATCGAGTTCACgttccccttcaccttcagagagctgaacttgctgaaggagaagaagttcagcttggtggaacttgttcatcacTTCTTctctgaaaccaaagaagccagaatctgcagctttgatcacttccaggttgtgttcatctttgacggtctggatgagtgtcgacttcctctggacttccacaacactgaggtcctgactgatcctacagagtccacctcagtggacgtgctgctgacaaacctcatcagggggaacctgcttccctctgctcgcctctggatcaccacacgacctgcagcagccagtcagatccctccgCAGTGTGTCGACATGGcaacagaggtcagagggttcactGACGAGCAGAAagaggagtacttcaggaagaggttcacAGATGAGAAGCTGGAGAACAAaatcatctcccacatcaggACGTCACGAAGCCTCtacatcatgtgccacatcccggtcttctgctggatcaccACGACGGTCCTGGAGGACGTgctgaagaccagagagggaggagagctgcccaagaccctgacggagatgtacatccacttcctggtggttcagtccaaactgaagaacatCAAGTTCCATGGAAGAGCTGGGACggatccacactggagtccagagaacaagaagatgattgagtctctgggaaaactggcgtttgagcagctgcagaaaggaaacctgacgTTCTATGAGTCCGACCTGACGGAGTGcggcatcgatatcagagcagcctCCATTTACTCCGGAGTCTTCACCCAGATCTTTAAAGAAGAGAGAGGCCTGTACAGCaacaaggtcttctgcttcgtccatctgagtgtcCAGGAGTTCCTGGCTGCTCTACAcgtccatctgaccttcatcaactctggagtcgatctgatgtcagaagaacCAACCACCTCCCAGATCATGTCCGAAGCAGGAAACGATGACTCTGCAGGGACACACCTCTACCAGAGCGCCGTGGACcaggccttacagagtccaaatggacacctggacctCTTCCTGCGCTTCCTCCTGGGTCTTTCTCTGCAGACCAATCAGACTCTCCTACAAGGACTGatgcagacaggaagtagctcatggaccaatcaggaaacagtccagtacatcaagaagaAGATCGAGGAGAACCCTTCTCCAGAAAAGAGCATCAATCTGTTCCACTGTCTGAACGAGCTGAAGGATCattctctggtggaggagatccagcAGTATCTGAGATCTGGTCGTCTCACCACAGACCGACTGTCTCCTGCTCAGTGGTcggctctggtcttcatcctgCTGTCGTCTGAACACCATCTGgatgtgtttgacctgaagaaatactcggcttcagaggaggctcttctgaagCTGCTGCCAGTCGTCAAAGCCTCCAAGAAAGTTCT actgagcggctgtaacctctcagagagaagctgtgaagctctgtcctcgatcctcagctcccagtcctctagtctgagagagctggacctgagcaacaacaacctgcaggactCGGGGGTcaggctgctgtctgctggTTTGAAGAGTCCACATTGTTCCCTGAAGGCTCTCAG cctgTCAGGATGTCTGATCACAGAGGACGGTTGTGcctctctgggctcagctctgagctccaacccctcccacctGAGTgagctggacctgagctacaacAATCCCGGAGACTCGGGGGTGAAGCGGCTGCTGGCTGATCCACAATGGACACCAGAAACTCTCAG TGTCGACCCCTGCGGAGTTCAGTGGCTCACACCCGGTCTGAGGAAGT ATTTCTGTGACCTCACACTGAACCCAGACACTGCGCACAAATTCCTCCAGCTGTCTGAAAGCAACAAAAAGGTGACCGACCTGAGAAAAGACCATCTGTATCCACATCACCCAGAGAGGTTTGACTACTGGCCCCAGGTCCTGTGTGATACTGGTCTGACTGGCCGCTgctactgggaggtggagtgggcTGGGAAGGTGTACGTCGCCGTCAGCTACAGAAGTATAGGAAGGAACGGAGACAGCGACGGCTCCAAGTTTGGAGGGAACgatcagtcctggtgtctgacGTGCACCGATGGGGGGTACAACGCCTGGCACAACAACAGCGGGACGCTCATCCCTCAGCCCTCCGACTCCTCCGTCTCCAACAGAGTGGCtgtgtatgtggactgtcctgcaGGCGTCTTGTCCTTCTACAAAGTCTCCTCTGACActctgatccacctccacaccttcaacaccacgtTCACCGAACCTCTGTATGCCGGCTTCGGATACGGGGTGAAGTTCAACGCTTCAGCGTTTCTGTGCCCGCCGCCATGA
- the LOC115051266 gene encoding ETS translocation variant 5-like isoform X2: MDSFCDQQVPFVVPESKCQRAEAERCLSDRKRKFVDTELAQDTEELFQDLSQLQEIWIAEAQVPDDEQFVPDFQSNNLMFHGPPVSKVKREPTPPEEPSPCGTPQADMCLYSYSARDNKPALTAASAPAVQCGSSHLTGPPPLQRQLQPSTPQLSNSCPTSHIPALSPSHHHNQSRQFALPRPPISCPSAAFSRDQRFQRQMSEPCVSFLPPEKTTNTLYPPASHDGRPLYQRHLSEPLIPQGPRGFKQELVDPRYPERERPVPGLVQPQTPFSHVTIKQEPRDFSFDSEVQTCQSSSYGKFSVLYQNTNAGFGHDREPHLYYDDTCVVPDRLEGKVKQEGLPYQRRGSLQLWQFLLTLLDNPANGHLIVWTGRNMEFKLIDPEEVARLWGIQKNRPAMNYDKLSRSLRYYYEKGIMQKVAGERYVYKFVCNSEALFSMAFPDNQRPSLKADPEALPPPSEEEEGPYLAEGAEQGGHGLAFPDSYPY; the protein is encoded by the exons atggacagcttTTGTGACCAGCAGGTCCCCTTCGTGGTCCCAGAGAGC AAATGTCAGCGAGCCGAAGCAGAGCGATGCCTTAGCgacaggaaaaggaagtttgTGGACACAGAGTTGGCTCAGGACACAGAAG AGCTTTTTCAAGATCTGAGCCAGCTCCAGGAAATCTGGATTGCAGAAG CTCAGGTTCCTGATGACGAGCAGTTCGTCCCAGATTTCCAGTCCAACAATC tcaTGTTTCATGGGCCGCCTGTCAGCAAAGTGAAGCGAGAGCCCACGCCGCCTGAAGAGCCGTCTCCCTGCGGAACGCCTCAGGCTGACATGTGCCTTTACAGTTACAG tgcCCGCGACAACAAGCCGGCTCTGACTGCAGCTTCCGCACCTGCAGTGCAGTGTGGCTCCTCCCATCTGACAGGACCTCCCCCCTTACAGAGGCAGCTACAGCCATCGACCCCCCAGCTGTCCAACAGCTGCCCCACGAGCCACATTCCTGCTCTGAGCCCCTCCCATCACCATAACCAAAGCCGGCAGTTTGCTCTGCCGCGCCCCCCCATCAGCTGTCCCAGTGCGGCTTTCAGCAGGGACCAAAG GTTCCAGCGTCAGATGTCAGAGCCCTGCGTGTCCTTCCTCCCGCCAGAGAAAACCACCAACACACTGTACCCCCCCGCCAGCCACGACGGGCGCCCGCTGTACCAACGCCACCTCTCCGAGCCCCTCATTCCTCAGGGCCCCCGGGGATTCAAACAGGAGCTGGTGGACCCAAGATACCCGGAGCGAGAGCGGCCTGTTCCAGGTCTGGTCCAGCCCCAGACCCCCTTCAGCCACgtcacaataaaacaggagCCACGAGACTTCAGCTTCGACTCAG AGGTTCAAACCTGCCAGTCGTCCTCCTACGGGAAGTTTTCAGTCTTGTACCAGAACACCAATGCAG GATTCGGTCATGACAGAGAGCCACATCTGTACTATGACGACACGTGTGTTGTGCCGGACCGACTGGAAG GGAAAGTGAAGCAGGAGGGTTTGCCCTATCAGCGCCGCGGCTCCCTGCAGCTCTGGCAGTTTCTGCTCACGCTGCTTGACAACCCGGCCAACGGTCATCTGATTGTGTGGACGGGGCGTAACATGGAGTTTAAACTGATCGACCCTGAAGAG GTCGCTCGGCTCTGGGGGATTCAGAAGAATCGACCGGCCATGAACTACGACAAGCTGAGCCGCTCGCTGAGGTACTACTACGAGAAGGGCATCATGCAGAAG GTGGCTGGAGAAAGATATGTCTATAAGTTCGTCTGTAACTCTGAGGCTCTCTTCTCCATGGCTTTCCCCGACAACCAGAGGCCAAGCCTGAAAGCTGACCCAGAAGCCCTCCCACCTCccagcgaggaggaggagggtccGTACCTGGCTGAGGGAGCTGAGCAGGGCGGCCATGGGCTGGCTTTCCCTGACAGTTACCCGTATTAG
- the LOC115051266 gene encoding ETS translocation variant 5-like isoform X1 → MRSSIALPYRSRLHLPASSLTHECIQSAAAGGKVALSHRLSLLAVMESEDSCNMDSFCDQQVPFVVPESKCQRAEAERCLSDRKRKFVDTELAQDTEELFQDLSQLQEIWIAEAQVPDDEQFVPDFQSNNLMFHGPPVSKVKREPTPPEEPSPCGTPQADMCLYSYSARDNKPALTAASAPAVQCGSSHLTGPPPLQRQLQPSTPQLSNSCPTSHIPALSPSHHHNQSRQFALPRPPISCPSAAFSRDQRFQRQMSEPCVSFLPPEKTTNTLYPPASHDGRPLYQRHLSEPLIPQGPRGFKQELVDPRYPERERPVPGLVQPQTPFSHVTIKQEPRDFSFDSEVQTCQSSSYGKFSVLYQNTNAGFGHDREPHLYYDDTCVVPDRLEGKVKQEGLPYQRRGSLQLWQFLLTLLDNPANGHLIVWTGRNMEFKLIDPEEVARLWGIQKNRPAMNYDKLSRSLRYYYEKGIMQKVAGERYVYKFVCNSEALFSMAFPDNQRPSLKADPEALPPPSEEEEGPYLAEGAEQGGHGLAFPDSYPY, encoded by the exons ATGAGAAGCTCGATAGCACTTCCGTATCGTTCACGTCTCCATCTACCAGCATCAAGCCTCACACATGAATGTATTCAGAgtgcagctgcaggaggaaaagTGGCACTGAGTCACAGACTCAGCCTTTTGGCTGTCATGGAG aGTGAAGACTcctgcaacatggacagcttTTGTGACCAGCAGGTCCCCTTCGTGGTCCCAGAGAGC AAATGTCAGCGAGCCGAAGCAGAGCGATGCCTTAGCgacaggaaaaggaagtttgTGGACACAGAGTTGGCTCAGGACACAGAAG AGCTTTTTCAAGATCTGAGCCAGCTCCAGGAAATCTGGATTGCAGAAG CTCAGGTTCCTGATGACGAGCAGTTCGTCCCAGATTTCCAGTCCAACAATC tcaTGTTTCATGGGCCGCCTGTCAGCAAAGTGAAGCGAGAGCCCACGCCGCCTGAAGAGCCGTCTCCCTGCGGAACGCCTCAGGCTGACATGTGCCTTTACAGTTACAG tgcCCGCGACAACAAGCCGGCTCTGACTGCAGCTTCCGCACCTGCAGTGCAGTGTGGCTCCTCCCATCTGACAGGACCTCCCCCCTTACAGAGGCAGCTACAGCCATCGACCCCCCAGCTGTCCAACAGCTGCCCCACGAGCCACATTCCTGCTCTGAGCCCCTCCCATCACCATAACCAAAGCCGGCAGTTTGCTCTGCCGCGCCCCCCCATCAGCTGTCCCAGTGCGGCTTTCAGCAGGGACCAAAG GTTCCAGCGTCAGATGTCAGAGCCCTGCGTGTCCTTCCTCCCGCCAGAGAAAACCACCAACACACTGTACCCCCCCGCCAGCCACGACGGGCGCCCGCTGTACCAACGCCACCTCTCCGAGCCCCTCATTCCTCAGGGCCCCCGGGGATTCAAACAGGAGCTGGTGGACCCAAGATACCCGGAGCGAGAGCGGCCTGTTCCAGGTCTGGTCCAGCCCCAGACCCCCTTCAGCCACgtcacaataaaacaggagCCACGAGACTTCAGCTTCGACTCAG AGGTTCAAACCTGCCAGTCGTCCTCCTACGGGAAGTTTTCAGTCTTGTACCAGAACACCAATGCAG GATTCGGTCATGACAGAGAGCCACATCTGTACTATGACGACACGTGTGTTGTGCCGGACCGACTGGAAG GGAAAGTGAAGCAGGAGGGTTTGCCCTATCAGCGCCGCGGCTCCCTGCAGCTCTGGCAGTTTCTGCTCACGCTGCTTGACAACCCGGCCAACGGTCATCTGATTGTGTGGACGGGGCGTAACATGGAGTTTAAACTGATCGACCCTGAAGAG GTCGCTCGGCTCTGGGGGATTCAGAAGAATCGACCGGCCATGAACTACGACAAGCTGAGCCGCTCGCTGAGGTACTACTACGAGAAGGGCATCATGCAGAAG GTGGCTGGAGAAAGATATGTCTATAAGTTCGTCTGTAACTCTGAGGCTCTCTTCTCCATGGCTTTCCCCGACAACCAGAGGCCAAGCCTGAAAGCTGACCCAGAAGCCCTCCCACCTCccagcgaggaggaggagggtccGTACCTGGCTGAGGGAGCTGAGCAGGGCGGCCATGGGCTGGCTTTCCCTGACAGTTACCCGTATTAG
- the LOC115051324 gene encoding gamma-crystallin M3-like isoform X1, whose product MTVGRIIFYEERNFQGRSYECNSDCSDIHMHLTRCNSCRVEHGCFVVYDRSNYTGNQVFLRRGEYSDFQRMGSMTAMMAMPLLDTVRSCRMVPMHRGQFRMRIYERENFAGQMHELMDDCESLQDRFYMSDCQSCNVMDGHWLMYEQPNYRGRMAYMRPGEYRNLREMGMSNMMRINSIRRIMDMC is encoded by the exons ATGACCGTTGGCCGG ATCATTTTCTACGAGGAGAGGAACTTCCAGGGTCGTTCTTATGAGTGCAACAGCGACTGCTCGGACATCCACATGCACCTGACCCGCTGTAACTCCTGCAGGGTGGAGCATGGCTGCTTCGTGGTGTACGACCGCTCAAACTACACGGGTAATCAGGTCTTCTTGAGGAGAGGGGAGTATTCAGATTTTCAGCGCATGGGGAGCATGACAGCCATGATGGCTATGCCGCTGTTGGACACAGTTCGCTCCTGTCGCATGGTCCCGATG CACAGGGGGCAGTTCAGGATGAGGATCTATGAAAGGGAGAACTTCGCTGGCCAGATGCACGAGCTGATGGACGACTGTGAGTCTCTCCAGGATCGATTTTACATGTCCGACTGCCAGTCCTGCAACGTCATGGACGGCCACTGGTTGATGTACGAGCAGCCCAACTACAGAGGACGCATGGCATACATGAGGCCAGGAGAGTACAGGAACCTCCGAGAGATGGGAATGAGCAACATGATGAGAATCAACTCCATCAGACGCATCATGGACATGTGCTGA
- the LOC115051340 gene encoding gamma-crystallin M2-like isoform X2 — translation MGKITFFEEKKFQGRCYNCSSDCADLHTHFNRCNSIRVESGVWVIYERPSYKGFQYILSPGEYADSQQWMAFSDSVKSCRAIKNSVAWKLRLYERPDFGGQMVECSDDCPSVYDAYKLREAYSCVVTDGAWVFYDLPNYRGHQYLLERGEYRQHSDWGASSPGVASLRKITEF, via the exons ATGGGGAAG ATCACAttttttgaggagaaaaaattCCAGGGTCGCTGCTACAACTGCAGCAGCGACTGCGCCgacctgcacacacacttcaaccGCTGCAACTCCATCCGTGTGGAGAGCGGAGTGTGGGTTATCTACGAGAGACCCAGCTACAAGGGTTTCCAGTACATCCTCAGCCCTGGGGAGTATGCTGACAGCCAGCAGTGGATGGCCTTCAGCGACAGTGTCAAATCCTGCCGTGCCATAAAGAAT tCTGT TGCTTGGAAGCTGAGGCTGTACGAGAGGCCGGACTTCGGAGGGCAGATGGTGGAGTGCTCTGACGACTGTCCATCGGTGTACGACGCCTACAAGCTGCGTGAGGCCTACTCCTGCGTGGTGACCGATGGCGCCTGGGTGTTCTACGACCTCCCCAACTACAGGGGACATCAGTACCTCCTAGAGCGGGGCGAGTACCGGCAGCACAGCGACTGGGGGGCGTCCTCTCCCGGTGTCGCCTCCCTCCGCAAGATCACTGAGTTTTAA
- the LOC115051340 gene encoding gamma-crystallin M2-like isoform X1, with the protein MGKITFFEEKKFQGRCYNCSSDCADLHTHFNRCNSIRVESGVWVIYERPSYKGFQYILSPGEYADSQQWMAFSDSVKSCRAIKNVYGSAWKLRLYERPDFGGQMVECSDDCPSVYDAYKLREAYSCVVTDGAWVFYDLPNYRGHQYLLERGEYRQHSDWGASSPGVASLRKITEF; encoded by the exons ATGGGGAAG ATCACAttttttgaggagaaaaaattCCAGGGTCGCTGCTACAACTGCAGCAGCGACTGCGCCgacctgcacacacacttcaaccGCTGCAACTCCATCCGTGTGGAGAGCGGAGTGTGGGTTATCTACGAGAGACCCAGCTACAAGGGTTTCCAGTACATCCTCAGCCCTGGGGAGTATGCTGACAGCCAGCAGTGGATGGCCTTCAGCGACAGTGTCAAATCCTGCCGTGCCATAAAGAAT GTTTACGGCAGTGCTTGGAAGCTGAGGCTGTACGAGAGGCCGGACTTCGGAGGGCAGATGGTGGAGTGCTCTGACGACTGTCCATCGGTGTACGACGCCTACAAGCTGCGTGAGGCCTACTCCTGCGTGGTGACCGATGGCGCCTGGGTGTTCTACGACCTCCCCAACTACAGGGGACATCAGTACCTCCTAGAGCGGGGCGAGTACCGGCAGCACAGCGACTGGGGGGCGTCCTCTCCCGGTGTCGCCTCCCTCCGCAAGATCACTGAGTTTTAA
- the LOC115051333 gene encoding gamma-crystallin M3-like yields the protein MTMGRIIFYEDRNFQGRSYETSSDCPELTSYLSRCNSCRVESGLFMVYEKPNFMGNQMLARRGEYPDNQRLMGTSMSDCIRSCRMIPVHRGPFRMRLYERENFGGQMHELMDSDCDNMMDRLRMSDCQSCNVMDGHWLMFEQPNYRGRMLYLRPGEYRNLQEMGMGNVSRFSSIRRIMDSC from the exons ATGACCATGGGCAGG ATCATATTCTATGAGGACAGGAACTTTCAGGGTCGCTCCTATGAGACCAGCAGCGACTGCCCTGAGCTCACCTCCTACCTGAGCAGGTGTAACTCCTGCAGGGTGGAGAGTGGCCTCTTCATGGTCTACGAAAAACCGAACTTCATGGGCAATCAGATGCTGGCGAGGAGGGGCGAGTATCCTGACAACCAGCGCCTGATGGGAACGAGCATGAGTGACTGCATCAGATCCTGTCGTATGATCCCTGTG CACAGGGGACCTTTCCGCATGAGGCTCTACGAGCGGGAGAACTTTGGAGGTCAGATGCACGAGCTGATGGACAGCGACTGTGACAACATGATGGATCGTCTCCGCATGTCTGACTGCCAGTCCTGCAACGTGATGGACGGCCATTGGCTGATGTTTGAGCAGCCCAACTACCGAGGCAGGATGCTGTACCTCAGGCCAGGAGAGTACAGGAACCTCCAAGAGATGGGGATGGGCAATGTGTCGAggttcagctccatcagacgCATCATGGACTCCTGTTGA
- the LOC115051324 gene encoding gamma-crystallin M3-like isoform X2 encodes MGKIIFYEERNFQGRSYECNSDCSDIHMHLTRCNSCRVEHGCFVVYDRSNYTGNQVFLRRGEYSDFQRMGSMTAMMAMPLLDTVRSCRMVPMHRGQFRMRIYERENFAGQMHELMDDCESLQDRFYMSDCQSCNVMDGHWLMYEQPNYRGRMAYMRPGEYRNLREMGMSNMMRINSIRRIMDMC; translated from the exons ATGGGCAAG ATCATTTTCTACGAGGAGAGGAACTTCCAGGGTCGTTCTTATGAGTGCAACAGCGACTGCTCGGACATCCACATGCACCTGACCCGCTGTAACTCCTGCAGGGTGGAGCATGGCTGCTTCGTGGTGTACGACCGCTCAAACTACACGGGTAATCAGGTCTTCTTGAGGAGAGGGGAGTATTCAGATTTTCAGCGCATGGGGAGCATGACAGCCATGATGGCTATGCCGCTGTTGGACACAGTTCGCTCCTGTCGCATGGTCCCGATG CACAGGGGGCAGTTCAGGATGAGGATCTATGAAAGGGAGAACTTCGCTGGCCAGATGCACGAGCTGATGGACGACTGTGAGTCTCTCCAGGATCGATTTTACATGTCCGACTGCCAGTCCTGCAACGTCATGGACGGCCACTGGTTGATGTACGAGCAGCCCAACTACAGAGGACGCATGGCATACATGAGGCCAGGAGAGTACAGGAACCTCCGAGAGATGGGAATGAGCAACATGATGAGAATCAACTCCATCAGACGCATCATGGACATGTGCTGA